In a genomic window of Alcanivorax sp.:
- the fur gene encoding ferric iron uptake transcriptional regulator, with protein MDNQDLRKAGLKVTLPRVKILQQLEKSEERHLSAEDIYKSLMDAGEDVGLATVYRVLTQFEQAGMVLRHNFEGGSAVFELADEDHHDHMVCMETGQVIEFMDEVIEKRQHAIAEEHGYEIMDHSLVLYVKPKK; from the coding sequence TTGGATAATCAGGATCTCAGAAAAGCGGGCCTTAAAGTGACCCTGCCGCGGGTGAAAATCCTGCAGCAACTGGAGAAGTCCGAAGAGCGCCATCTGAGCGCGGAAGACATCTACAAGTCGCTGATGGACGCCGGCGAGGATGTGGGGCTGGCCACCGTCTACCGGGTGCTGACCCAGTTCGAGCAGGCGGGGATGGTGCTGCGTCACAACTTTGAGGGCGGCTCCGCCGTGTTCGAGTTGGCGGACGAAGACCACCACGACCACATGGTGTGCATGGAAACCGGCCAGGTGATCGAGTTCATGGATGAGGTGATCGAGAAGCGCCAGCACGCCATCGCCGAGGAACACGGCTACGAAATCATGGACCACTCGCTGGTACTGTACGTCAAGCCGAAGAAGTAG
- a CDS encoding sodium-dependent transporter, with product MKQEIKPVHGMWASRWVFILAATGSAVGLGNIWRFPYITGENGGGAFVLLYLLCIAVVGIPIMAAEVMLGRKGGLSPINSMRKVAADSKVTQRWASIGYLGALSAFLILSFYSAVASWALYYAWEAARGVFEGVTATQSEAHFNDMLANPGLLLGYHTLFMVLTMVVVARGVKGGLEKAVQILMPLLFVLLVVLVGYAATTPGFKEGVSFLFAFDFSKLTGKAIIVAVGQAFFTLSLGMGAIMAYGAYMPKEVKDKKTGRSRPVSIMSTVAIIALLDTLVALGAGVAMFPLLFSNGLEVSQGPGMMFVTLPLAFGQMPGGLLFGSLFFVLVVCAAWSSSISLGEPVVAWLVERGLKRSMAALVVGLGAWLLGVGSVLSFNVWKDHTFLVGTFFDNMEFLSTTVMLPLGGLLIAIFAGWVMKETQARKELAMQNFKLYLVWRALVRIFSPAAVIVLFVYSIWATFTPEEEAQAADAPAQEQLDSVSSEAPAEDKPAPLPQQDAVEVPVEQESP from the coding sequence ATGAAGCAAGAGATCAAGCCGGTCCATGGCATGTGGGCCAGCCGTTGGGTGTTTATTCTGGCGGCGACCGGGTCGGCCGTGGGGCTGGGGAATATCTGGCGTTTCCCGTACATCACCGGCGAGAACGGTGGTGGTGCCTTTGTGTTGCTGTACCTGCTGTGTATTGCGGTGGTGGGCATTCCCATCATGGCGGCGGAGGTCATGCTGGGCCGTAAGGGCGGACTAAGCCCGATCAACTCCATGCGCAAGGTGGCGGCGGACAGCAAGGTGACCCAGCGCTGGGCGAGCATCGGTTACCTGGGTGCGCTGTCGGCGTTCCTGATTCTGTCATTCTATTCCGCAGTGGCGAGCTGGGCGCTGTATTACGCCTGGGAAGCCGCACGCGGCGTTTTTGAAGGGGTCACCGCTACCCAGTCGGAGGCCCATTTCAACGATATGCTCGCCAATCCCGGGTTGCTGCTGGGTTATCACACGCTCTTTATGGTGCTGACCATGGTGGTGGTGGCCCGTGGGGTGAAAGGTGGCCTGGAAAAGGCGGTGCAGATTTTGATGCCGCTGTTGTTCGTGCTGCTGGTGGTGTTGGTGGGCTATGCGGCGACTACGCCGGGTTTCAAGGAAGGGGTGAGTTTCCTGTTTGCCTTTGACTTCTCCAAGTTGACCGGCAAGGCAATCATTGTGGCCGTCGGCCAGGCCTTCTTTACCCTGAGTCTGGGCATGGGCGCGATCATGGCCTATGGGGCGTATATGCCCAAAGAGGTGAAGGACAAGAAGACCGGTCGTAGCCGGCCGGTGTCGATCATGTCTACCGTGGCGATCATTGCGCTGCTGGACACCCTGGTGGCGCTGGGCGCTGGTGTGGCCATGTTCCCGCTGTTGTTCTCCAATGGGCTGGAAGTGAGCCAGGGCCCGGGCATGATGTTCGTGACCCTGCCGCTGGCCTTCGGCCAGATGCCGGGCGGTCTGCTATTCGGTTCCCTGTTCTTTGTGCTGGTGGTGTGTGCCGCCTGGAGCTCATCCATCAGTCTTGGCGAGCCTGTCGTGGCCTGGTTGGTAGAGCGGGGGCTCAAGCGCTCGATGGCGGCACTGGTAGTGGGCCTGGGGGCCTGGCTGCTGGGTGTAGGTTCGGTGCTGTCCTTTAATGTGTGGAAAGACCACACCTTCCTGGTCGGTACCTTCTTCGACAATATGGAGTTCCTGTCCACCACGGTGATGCTGCCGCTGGGTGGTCTGCTGATCGCCATCTTTGCTGGCTGGGTGATGAAGGAAACCCAGGCGCGCAAAGAGCTGGCCATGCAGAACTTCAAGCTCTATTTGGTATGGCGGGCGCTGGTGCGGATTTTCTCCCCGGCGGCGGTGATTGTGCTGTTTGTCTATTCCATCTGGGCGACCTTTACGCCGGAAGAGGAGGCGCAGGCTGCAGATGCGCCGGCTCAGGAACAGCTGGATTCGGTCAGCAGCGAGGCGCCGGCGGAGGATAAGCCGGCGCCACTGCCGCAACAGGATGCCGTTGAGGTGCCGGTGGAGCAGGAGTCGCCCTGA
- a CDS encoding RnfH family protein: protein MAEDARIHVEVAYALPDKQRLIGLDVPEGTTMLEAAKLSGIEEQFEGLVLDKAPMGIFGKVIANPAGQVLKPGERVEIYRPLLADPKLNRKKRAAEKAR, encoded by the coding sequence ATGGCAGAGGATGCGCGTATTCATGTGGAGGTGGCCTATGCCCTGCCAGACAAGCAGCGTCTGATCGGCCTGGATGTGCCGGAGGGTACCACCATGCTGGAGGCCGCAAAGCTGTCCGGTATTGAGGAACAATTCGAAGGGTTGGTGCTGGACAAGGCGCCCATGGGGATTTTCGGCAAGGTGATTGCTAATCCGGCCGGGCAGGTGCTCAAGCCAGGTGAACGGGTAGAGATTTACCGCCCGCTGCTGGCAGACCCGAAGCTCAATCGCAAGAAGCGGGCGGCAGAAAAGGCCCGCTGA
- the hrcA gene encoding heat-inducible transcriptional repressor HrcA, with translation MTKLDLNERKQRLLMALVERHIRDGQPVGSKTLASGSGLTVSPATVRNIMAELEDLGVLASPHTSAGRVPTELGYRLYVDSLLASSVMERPDHRSLKKELRQLLAPEQSPQELIAQASRTLAELTRMAGLVAVPRREVTTLRQVEFLPLSGKRVLVVLVVNRSEVQNRIIHTDRDYDEAELRQAANYINHTYGGCDLNSICDGLLNTMNADRAQMDALMRTAMEVADKALRSEPESSDYVVSGESNLLKSAEADNLHQLRDLFDAFNHKRDILHLLERSMKADGVQIFIGRESGFQPFEDYSLISAPYKADNGPVGVLAVVGPTRMDYEKVIPTVDITAKILSAALTQL, from the coding sequence ATGACGAAGCTGGATCTCAACGAACGCAAACAACGACTGCTGATGGCGCTGGTGGAGCGCCATATCCGCGATGGGCAACCGGTGGGGTCGAAAACCCTGGCGTCCGGAAGTGGCCTGACGGTCAGCCCGGCCACTGTTCGCAACATCATGGCGGAGCTGGAAGACCTGGGCGTGCTTGCCAGCCCCCATACTTCAGCTGGGCGCGTGCCCACGGAGCTGGGTTACCGCTTGTATGTGGATTCCCTGCTGGCGTCCAGTGTCATGGAGCGCCCGGATCACCGGTCGCTGAAAAAGGAGCTGCGTCAGCTGCTGGCCCCGGAGCAATCTCCCCAGGAGCTGATTGCCCAGGCCTCACGGACCCTGGCAGAGCTGACCCGCATGGCCGGGCTGGTGGCGGTGCCGCGCCGGGAGGTGACAACCCTTCGGCAAGTAGAGTTCTTGCCGTTATCGGGCAAGCGGGTGCTGGTGGTGCTGGTGGTCAACCGGTCTGAGGTTCAAAACCGCATCATCCATACCGACCGGGACTACGACGAGGCGGAGCTGCGCCAGGCGGCCAACTATATCAATCACACCTATGGTGGCTGCGATCTGAACAGCATCTGCGATGGGCTGCTGAACACCATGAATGCGGACCGGGCGCAGATGGATGCGCTGATGCGTACCGCCATGGAGGTGGCCGACAAGGCGTTGCGTAGTGAGCCGGAGAGCTCGGATTATGTGGTCTCCGGCGAGTCCAACCTGCTCAAGTCCGCTGAGGCGGATAACCTGCATCAGCTGCGCGACCTGTTCGACGCCTTCAACCACAAGCGCGATATCCTGCACCTGCTGGAGCGCTCCATGAAGGCGGACGGGGTGCAGATCTTCATCGGCCGGGAATCCGGCTTCCAGCCGTTCGAGGACTACTCGCTGATCTCCGCCCCCTACAAGGCAGACAACGGCCCGGTGGGCGTCCTCGCCGTGGTCGGCCCCACCCGTATGGACTACGAAAAGGTCATCCCCACCGTGGATATCACCGCCAAAATCCTCTCCGCGGCCCTAACTCAGCTTTAG
- the dnaK gene encoding molecular chaperone DnaK: MGKIIGIDLGTTNSCVAVLEGDKAKVIENAEGARTTPSIIAYTDDKETLVGQSAKRQAVTNPENTLYAVKRLIGRRFEDSVVQKDIKMVPYKITKADNGDAWVEVKGEKMAPPQISAQVLKKMKKTAEDYLGEAVTEAVITVPAYFNDSQRQATKDAGRIAGLDVKRIINEPTAAALAYGLDKKGGDRTIAVYDLGGGTFDISIIEIAEVDGEHQFEVLATNGDTFLGGEDFDLALINFLADQFKADSGIDLGGDPLAMQRLKEAAEKAKIELSSAEQTEVNLPYITADSTGPKHLVVKVTRAKLESLVGDLVSRSLEPCKTALADAGVKTADITDVILVGGQTRMPMVQKKVTEFFGKEPRKDVNPDEAVAMGAAIQGAVLSGDVKDVLLLDVTPLTLGIETMGGVMTPLIEKNTTIPTNASQVFSTADDNQTAVTVHVLQGERKQAAQNKSLGQFNLEDIPPAPRGMPQIEVTFDIDANGILHVGAKDKATGKEQTIQIKASSGLSDEEVEKMVQDAEAHAEEDKKFEELVQTRNQADHLVHATRKTLEEAGDKATDEEKEAITKAVGELEEAAKGSDKDDIDAKIKALSEVSAPLAEKLYAEQAQQAEGAAADAAGQQQKASGDDVVDAEFEEVDDDKKK, encoded by the coding sequence ATGGGTAAGATTATCGGTATCGACCTGGGTACGACCAACAGCTGTGTGGCCGTGCTGGAAGGTGATAAAGCCAAGGTTATTGAAAACGCTGAAGGCGCGCGTACTACGCCGTCCATCATCGCCTACACCGACGACAAGGAAACCCTGGTCGGTCAGTCCGCCAAGCGTCAGGCGGTGACCAACCCGGAAAACACCCTGTACGCGGTGAAGCGTCTGATCGGCCGTCGTTTTGAAGACAGCGTCGTTCAGAAAGACATCAAGATGGTCCCCTACAAGATCACCAAGGCCGACAATGGCGATGCCTGGGTGGAAGTGAAGGGCGAGAAAATGGCGCCGCCGCAGATTTCTGCGCAGGTGCTGAAGAAAATGAAGAAGACCGCGGAAGATTACCTGGGTGAGGCCGTTACCGAGGCCGTCATCACCGTGCCCGCGTACTTCAACGATTCCCAGCGCCAGGCCACCAAGGATGCCGGTCGCATCGCCGGTCTGGACGTGAAACGCATCATCAACGAGCCCACCGCAGCGGCCCTGGCCTATGGCCTGGACAAGAAAGGTGGTGACCGCACCATCGCCGTGTATGACCTGGGTGGCGGTACCTTCGACATCTCCATCATCGAGATCGCCGAAGTGGACGGCGAGCACCAGTTTGAAGTGCTGGCCACCAACGGTGACACCTTCCTGGGTGGTGAGGATTTCGACCTGGCACTGATCAACTTCCTGGCCGATCAGTTCAAGGCGGATTCCGGCATCGACCTGGGCGGTGACCCGCTGGCCATGCAGCGCCTGAAAGAAGCGGCCGAGAAAGCCAAGATCGAGCTGTCCTCCGCCGAGCAGACCGAAGTGAACCTGCCGTACATTACCGCAGACAGCACCGGTCCCAAGCACCTGGTGGTGAAAGTGACCCGCGCCAAGCTGGAATCCCTGGTGGGTGATCTGGTTAGCCGCTCCCTGGAGCCATGCAAGACTGCACTGGCCGATGCGGGCGTGAAAACCGCGGACATCACCGATGTGATTCTGGTGGGTGGTCAGACCCGTATGCCGATGGTGCAGAAGAAAGTTACCGAGTTCTTTGGCAAAGAGCCGCGCAAGGACGTGAACCCGGACGAAGCGGTGGCCATGGGCGCTGCCATTCAGGGTGCAGTACTGAGCGGTGACGTGAAAGACGTGCTGCTGCTGGACGTGACGCCGCTGACCCTGGGTATTGAAACCATGGGCGGCGTGATGACCCCGCTGATCGAGAAGAACACCACCATCCCGACCAATGCGTCCCAGGTGTTCTCCACTGCGGATGACAACCAGACTGCCGTGACCGTGCATGTCCTGCAGGGTGAGCGTAAGCAGGCGGCGCAGAACAAGTCGCTGGGTCAGTTCAACCTGGAAGACATTCCGCCGGCACCGCGCGGTATGCCGCAGATCGAAGTGACCTTCGACATCGACGCCAACGGTATTCTGCACGTGGGCGCGAAAGACAAGGCCACCGGTAAAGAGCAGACCATCCAGATCAAGGCCTCCTCCGGTCTGTCCGACGAGGAAGTGGAAAAGATGGTGCAGGACGCCGAAGCTCACGCTGAGGAAGACAAGAAGTTCGAAGAGCTGGTGCAGACCCGTAACCAGGCCGATCATCTGGTGCACGCGACCCGCAAGACTCTCGAGGAAGCCGGTGACAAGGCTACCGACGAAGAGAAGGAAGCGATCACCAAGGCCGTGGGCGAGCTGGAAGAAGCCGCCAAAGGCAGCGACAAGGATGACATCGACGCCAAGATCAAGGCGCTGTCTGAAGTCTCTGCACCGCTGGCCGAGAAGCTGTATGCCGAGCAGGCCCAGCAGGCGGAAGGCGCTGCAGCGGATGCCGCTGGCCAACAGCAGAAAGCCTCCGGCGATGATGTGGTCGACGCCGAGTTCGAAGAAGTGGACGACGACAAGAAGAAGTAA
- the dnaJ gene encoding molecular chaperone DnaJ, with product MSKRDYYEVLGASKDASQQDLKKAYRRLAMKYHPDRNPDDQEALAKFKEAKEAYEVLSDEQKRAAYDQFGHAGVDGQAGAGGAGGFGGGGFGDIFGDIFGDIFGGGGGGRRGPARGADLRYTLELSLEQAVRGCEEKIRVPTWDSCEVCHGSGAKEGSQPVACNTCGGMGQVRMQQGFFTVQQACPTCKGEGRVIKDPCTSCGGQGRVQNTKTLSVKIPAGVDTGDRIRLAGEGEAGMHGAPAGDLYVQVAVREHDIFQRDGANLFCEVPISFVDATLGGELDVPTLNGKVKLKVPAETQSGKLFRLRGKGVTPVRGGGPGDLLCKVVIETPVKLSSEQKDLLRKFQESLESGGNRHNPRKSSWFEGVKRFFDAK from the coding sequence ATGTCCAAACGTGATTATTACGAAGTGCTGGGAGCGTCAAAAGATGCCAGCCAGCAGGATCTGAAAAAGGCTTACCGACGCCTGGCCATGAAATACCATCCGGATCGCAACCCGGATGACCAGGAAGCCCTGGCCAAATTCAAGGAAGCCAAGGAAGCCTACGAAGTGCTCTCCGATGAGCAGAAGCGTGCTGCCTATGACCAGTTCGGCCATGCCGGCGTGGATGGTCAGGCTGGCGCTGGCGGAGCCGGTGGCTTCGGTGGCGGTGGTTTTGGTGACATCTTCGGCGATATTTTCGGTGACATCTTTGGTGGTGGTGGCGGTGGTCGTCGTGGCCCGGCCCGCGGTGCAGACCTGCGTTATACCCTGGAGCTGTCTCTGGAACAGGCGGTGCGTGGCTGCGAAGAAAAAATCCGCGTCCCCACCTGGGATAGCTGTGAAGTCTGCCATGGCAGTGGTGCCAAGGAAGGCTCTCAGCCGGTGGCCTGTAACACCTGTGGCGGCATGGGCCAGGTTCGCATGCAGCAGGGTTTCTTCACCGTGCAGCAGGCCTGTCCCACCTGTAAGGGCGAAGGGCGTGTCATCAAGGACCCCTGCACCAGTTGTGGTGGTCAGGGCCGGGTGCAAAACACCAAGACCCTGTCGGTGAAAATCCCCGCTGGCGTGGATACCGGTGACCGTATTCGTCTGGCTGGCGAAGGCGAAGCGGGCATGCATGGCGCCCCCGCCGGCGATCTGTACGTGCAGGTGGCGGTGCGCGAGCACGACATCTTCCAGCGCGACGGCGCCAATTTGTTCTGCGAAGTGCCGATCAGTTTTGTCGATGCCACCCTGGGCGGCGAGCTCGATGTGCCGACCCTGAATGGCAAGGTCAAACTGAAGGTCCCTGCAGAAACCCAGAGCGGCAAGCTGTTCCGCTTGCGTGGCAAGGGGGTGACCCCGGTACGCGGTGGTGGCCCGGGTGATCTGCTCTGCAAGGTGGTGATCGAAACGCCGGTGAAACTGTCCAGTGAACAGAAAGATCTGCTGCGTAAATTCCAGGAATCCCTGGAAAGTGGCGGCAACCGGCACAACCCGCGCAAGAGTAGCTGGTTTGAAGGGGTGAAGCGTTTCTTCGACGCTAAATAA
- a CDS encoding RDD family protein, with the protein MTDNGNPYQSPTADAQNHPSRGNPVLASRWHRFFGAMIDGLIQGAIIAPIVFFSGSWADMMANNGVLDLTTTLVWFIVGEVIFLALQGWLLFNRQQTIGKWLLGMKIIGMEQAEVPAGKLYGLRYLLFHVLAQVPGVNLIMLVDPLLIFRADRRCLHDLLAGTQVIQAPANR; encoded by the coding sequence ATGACCGACAACGGCAACCCCTACCAGAGCCCCACTGCCGACGCGCAAAATCACCCATCCCGAGGCAATCCGGTGCTTGCCAGTCGCTGGCATCGTTTTTTCGGCGCCATGATCGACGGCCTGATCCAGGGAGCCATTATCGCCCCCATCGTGTTCTTTTCCGGCAGCTGGGCCGACATGATGGCCAATAACGGGGTCCTCGACCTGACCACCACCCTGGTCTGGTTTATCGTCGGAGAAGTGATCTTCCTGGCTCTGCAGGGCTGGCTGCTGTTCAACCGCCAGCAGACCATCGGCAAGTGGCTGCTGGGCATGAAAATCATCGGCATGGAGCAAGCCGAAGTGCCCGCCGGCAAGCTCTATGGCCTGCGCTACCTGCTGTTCCATGTGCTTGCCCAGGTGCCCGGGGTCAACCTGATCATGCTTGTCGACCCGCTGCTGATCTTCCGCGCTGACCGCCGCTGCCTGCACGATCTGCTGGCCGGCACCCAGGTGATACAGGCTCCGGCCAACCGCTAA
- the recN gene encoding DNA repair protein RecN has product MLTHLSVRHFATVDQLELEPENGLTVISGETGAGKSVIIDALGLTLGDRADSSIVRHGHDRAEVLATFDVSDNPTARQWLADRELDDDDQCLLRRTVRADGRSRAYVNGTPTPLAEVRELGERLISIHSQHEHQALMKKDAHRQLLDNFADARDLANTVREHWRHWQKARRAHDDALNQAREQNEKEELLRFQLEELDALALQDGELEQLEQEQQRLGNAESLIRTCQQSLNALYEGEDGTCNDHLSQVSHWLDDARNQDEGLATIADTVESARLQVEAAADDLRHYLERLDLDPERLAQVEERLSQSYTLARKHRIRPEELVEHHRQLLAESDALGNVDAHLHALSEQEAAAQQQYMDCARQLSKARRSAAKTLTQQVQKQLTALGMKAAKLEAQLGECAPGGDGLEEVEFLFSANPGQPLKPLGKVASGGELSRVSLAIQVICARNLTVPSLVFDEVDVGVGGGVAEIVGRLLRELGSHAQVLCITHQPQVASQGHQHWQVHKIQGDDTTHTRIQGLDDNARIEELARMLGGVEITESTRNHAKEMLSKAQAA; this is encoded by the coding sequence ATGCTGACCCATTTGAGCGTTCGTCACTTTGCCACCGTGGACCAGTTGGAACTGGAGCCGGAAAACGGCCTCACCGTGATCAGCGGGGAAACCGGGGCGGGCAAGTCCGTGATCATCGATGCCCTGGGCCTGACCCTGGGCGATCGGGCCGATTCCAGCATTGTCCGCCACGGCCACGACCGGGCGGAAGTGCTCGCCACCTTTGATGTCAGCGACAACCCGACCGCCCGCCAGTGGCTGGCCGATCGGGAGCTGGATGACGATGACCAGTGCCTGCTGCGCCGCACCGTCCGTGCCGATGGTCGCTCCCGGGCCTATGTAAACGGCACCCCCACCCCACTGGCGGAAGTACGTGAACTGGGTGAGCGGCTGATCAGCATCCACAGCCAGCACGAGCACCAGGCCCTGATGAAGAAAGACGCGCACCGGCAGCTGCTGGACAACTTCGCCGACGCCCGCGATCTGGCCAACACCGTGCGCGAACACTGGCGCCACTGGCAAAAGGCCCGCCGCGCCCACGACGACGCCCTGAATCAGGCCCGCGAGCAGAACGAAAAGGAAGAGCTGCTGCGTTTCCAGCTGGAAGAGCTGGACGCCCTGGCCCTGCAAGACGGCGAACTGGAACAGCTGGAGCAGGAACAACAGCGGCTGGGCAACGCGGAAAGCCTGATTCGCACCTGCCAGCAGTCTCTCAACGCCCTTTACGAAGGCGAAGACGGTACCTGCAACGATCATCTTAGCCAGGTCAGCCACTGGCTGGACGACGCCCGCAATCAGGATGAAGGCCTGGCCACCATCGCCGACACGGTGGAGTCCGCCCGTCTCCAGGTGGAAGCCGCCGCCGATGATCTGCGCCATTACCTGGAACGGCTGGACCTGGACCCGGAGCGCCTGGCCCAGGTGGAAGAACGCCTCAGCCAGAGCTACACCCTGGCCCGCAAACATCGCATCCGCCCGGAAGAACTGGTGGAGCACCACCGGCAACTACTGGCGGAGTCCGACGCCCTGGGCAATGTGGATGCCCACCTGCACGCCCTCTCCGAGCAGGAAGCCGCCGCCCAGCAGCAGTACATGGACTGTGCCCGCCAGCTCAGCAAGGCCCGCCGCAGTGCCGCCAAGACCCTCACCCAGCAGGTACAGAAACAGCTCACCGCCCTGGGCATGAAAGCCGCCAAACTGGAGGCCCAGTTGGGCGAATGCGCCCCCGGTGGCGATGGCCTGGAAGAGGTGGAATTCCTGTTCTCTGCCAACCCGGGCCAGCCCCTCAAGCCCCTGGGCAAGGTAGCTTCCGGGGGTGAACTGTCACGGGTGAGCCTGGCGATCCAGGTAATCTGCGCCCGCAACCTGACGGTGCCAAGCCTGGTATTCGATGAAGTGGACGTGGGCGTCGGTGGTGGCGTGGCCGAGATCGTCGGCCGGTTGCTGCGTGAACTGGGCAGCCACGCCCAGGTGCTGTGCATCACTCACCAGCCGCAGGTGGCCAGCCAGGGCCACCAGCACTGGCAGGTACACAAGATTCAGGGCGACGACACCACCCATACCCGTATTCAGGGGCTGGATGACAACGCGAGAATCGAGGAACTGGCGCGCATGCTGGGCGGCGTGGAAATCACCGAATCCACCCGCAACCATGCCAAAGAGATGCTGAGCAAGGCCCAGGCAGCGTAG
- the grpE gene encoding nucleotide exchange factor GrpE yields the protein MSEQEKDPKNAEPQVETAEEQQAAQAEAAGADAESSEPEQPTAEEQLAEAEAELAKVKKALGEADIRAQAEIQNVRKRAERDVQHARKFALEKFAGDLLSVADNLERGLAALDDNDDALQGAREGIELTLKSLLDAFAKYNLEQINPSDEPFNPELHEAMTMVPVPNVEPNTVIDVLEKGYQLNGRLIRPARVVVSKAAE from the coding sequence ATGAGTGAGCAGGAAAAAGACCCGAAAAACGCCGAGCCGCAGGTAGAGACTGCCGAAGAGCAGCAGGCGGCTCAGGCCGAGGCAGCCGGGGCGGATGCAGAGTCGTCCGAGCCAGAGCAGCCCACTGCTGAGGAACAACTGGCTGAGGCGGAAGCCGAGCTGGCCAAGGTGAAAAAAGCCCTGGGTGAGGCGGATATCCGTGCCCAGGCGGAAATCCAGAATGTGCGTAAACGCGCGGAACGGGATGTGCAGCACGCCCGCAAGTTCGCCCTGGAGAAGTTTGCCGGCGATCTGCTGAGCGTGGCGGACAACCTGGAGCGCGGCCTGGCAGCCCTGGATGACAACGACGATGCCCTGCAAGGTGCCCGTGAAGGTATCGAGCTGACCCTCAAGTCGCTGCTGGATGCCTTTGCCAAGTATAACCTGGAGCAGATCAACCCGTCGGATGAACCGTTCAATCCGGAACTGCACGAGGCCATGACCATGGTGCCGGTGCCCAATGTGGAGCCCAACACCGTGATTGATGTGCTGGAAAAAGGCTACCAGCTCAATGGTCGCCTGATCCGTCCGGCCCGGGTGGTGGTCAGCAAGGCCGCCGAGTAA
- the bamE gene encoding outer membrane protein assembly factor BamE: MPRIPVALILTALLATTGCSTLRFPGVYRIDIPQGNFVTEEMLDELEPGMSPEQVRYVLGAPTLVDPFTPDKWFYLMTYRPGKGDKVSQQIVLHFENGSYNHHEGEVIEDFRKKTSSQQDRELQRKLEERKREDVSPEPAPATQQQAPDPETQPQEPSDPGQPAA; the protein is encoded by the coding sequence ATGCCACGAATTCCAGTTGCCCTCATTCTGACAGCCCTGCTGGCCACCACTGGCTGCAGCACCCTGCGCTTTCCCGGCGTCTATCGGATCGATATTCCGCAGGGCAACTTCGTCACCGAGGAAATGCTCGACGAGCTCGAACCCGGCATGAGCCCGGAGCAGGTGCGATATGTGCTCGGCGCCCCCACCCTGGTGGACCCGTTCACGCCTGACAAATGGTTTTATCTGATGACCTACCGCCCCGGCAAGGGCGACAAGGTGAGTCAGCAGATTGTGCTGCACTTCGAAAATGGCAGCTACAACCACCATGAGGGCGAAGTCATTGAAGACTTCCGCAAGAAAACCAGCTCGCAACAGGACCGGGAGTTGCAGCGCAAACTGGAAGAGCGCAAGCGGGAAGACGTCAGCCCGGAGCCGGCCCCTGCCACCCAGCAACAGGCCCCGGATCCGGAAACCCAACCCCAGGAACCCAGCGACCCGGGCCAGCCTGCAGCCTGA